In Methylotenera sp. L2L1, the following proteins share a genomic window:
- the ccoS gene encoding cbb3-type cytochrome oxidase assembly protein CcoS, whose product MDVLFVLIPLSVIMALVVLGGLWWAVYRGQFEDIEDEGKRILEDDD is encoded by the coding sequence ATGGACGTATTATTTGTACTTATTCCACTTTCTGTCATCATGGCACTCGTTGTTCTTGGTGGATTATGGTGGGCAGTTTATCGTGGTCAATTTGAAGATATTGAAGATGAAGGCAAGCGAATTTTAGAAGATGATGACTAA
- the ctaD gene encoding cytochrome c oxidase subunit I, whose translation MSTTTVAHHDEYADHPNGIMRWLTTTNHKDIGTMYLTFSLIMFLVGGSMILGIRAELFQPGLQLMNPDFFNQLIGVHALIMIFAALMPAATGFANWMIPLQIGAPDMALPRLNNWGFWLLPPSAILLTLPFTLALFGIGDGALATGWTFYPPLSIQGGIGVDFAIFAVHLLGISSVLGSINIIVTLFNMRAPGMTLMKMPMFAWGWLITAFLLIATIPVLAGAVTMLLTDRHFGTHFFDAAGGGDPIMFQHLFWFFGHPEVYILLLPVWGFIPQILQTFSRKPMYGYKAQVYSLIAIGAMSIIVWAHHFFTAGMPVPALLYFMYSTMAISLPLAVLFFCWIKTMWRGSMSFETPMLFTVGWIILFGIGGLTGLVLADVAADAQYHNSYFVVAHFHYTLFAGGIMGIMAGVYYWLPKMTGHMYNEKLGQLHFWLTAISFNLTFIPQFFLGLAGMPRRIPDYALQFAEFNMISSISAFVLGLSQLIFVYNIISTARGGKKATDQVWEGAEGLEWTLSSPPPYHSFSEQPTVK comes from the coding sequence ATGAGCACTACAACAGTCGCACATCATGATGAATACGCTGACCATCCCAACGGGATTATGCGTTGGCTAACCACCACCAACCATAAAGATATTGGTACCATGTACCTGACATTCTCACTCATTATGTTCTTGGTAGGTGGCTCGATGATATTGGGTATTCGTGCAGAGCTGTTTCAACCAGGCTTGCAATTGATGAACCCAGATTTTTTTAACCAACTTATCGGCGTACATGCGCTGATTATGATTTTTGCAGCACTTATGCCTGCAGCTACAGGTTTTGCTAACTGGATGATTCCGCTACAAATTGGCGCTCCAGACATGGCTTTGCCGCGTTTAAACAACTGGGGCTTCTGGCTACTGCCACCTTCAGCTATTTTACTCACGCTTCCATTTACCTTGGCACTATTTGGGATAGGTGATGGTGCGCTAGCCACTGGCTGGACATTCTACCCACCACTCTCGATTCAAGGTGGCATTGGTGTGGACTTCGCGATTTTTGCGGTTCACTTATTGGGCATTTCATCAGTATTAGGCTCTATCAACATTATTGTCACGCTATTTAACATGCGCGCTCCTGGCATGACCCTGATGAAAATGCCGATGTTTGCATGGGGCTGGTTGATTACTGCATTCTTGTTAATTGCAACCATTCCAGTGCTCGCTGGTGCCGTAACAATGCTACTTACAGACCGTCATTTTGGCACACACTTTTTTGACGCTGCTGGCGGTGGTGACCCTATCATGTTCCAGCACTTATTCTGGTTCTTTGGTCACCCTGAGGTCTATATCTTATTGTTACCAGTATGGGGCTTCATTCCACAAATTTTACAAACATTCTCCCGTAAACCAATGTATGGCTACAAAGCACAAGTTTATTCATTAATCGCGATTGGTGCGATGTCTATCATTGTGTGGGCACATCATTTCTTCACTGCGGGGATGCCTGTACCAGCTTTGCTCTACTTTATGTATAGCACAATGGCGATTTCATTACCGCTTGCCGTACTGTTTTTCTGCTGGATTAAAACCATGTGGCGTGGCTCAATGAGTTTTGAAACACCCATGTTATTTACTGTCGGCTGGATTATTCTATTCGGTATTGGCGGTTTAACTGGCCTAGTGCTAGCAGACGTTGCAGCAGATGCGCAATATCACAACAGTTATTTTGTCGTGGCGCACTTCCACTACACACTATTTGCTGGTGGCATTATGGGCATTATGGCGGGTGTTTATTACTGGTTACCTAAAATGACAGGTCATATGTATAACGAAAAACTTGGCCAACTGCACTTCTGGCTCACAGCTATTTCGTTCAACCTGACATTTATTCCACAGTTTTTCTTGGGCTTAGCTGGCATGCCGCGTCGCATACCAGACTATGCATTACAGTTTGCAGAGTTCAATATGATCTCTTCAATCTCTGCGTTTGTACTCGGGCTGTCACAACTGATCTTTGTGTACAACATTATCAGCACTGCAAGAGGTGGTAAAAAGGCAACTGACCAAGTGTGGGAAGGTGCCGAAGGACTAGAATGGACATTATCGTCACCGCCTCCTTACCATAGTTTTTCAGAGCAACCGACTGTTAAATAA
- a CDS encoding SCO family protein gives MINTETNNIEYLDQQRRGRLILLCMLIFFITPIIAVIAMYKLDWRPKGESIGELVTPAKALTMHQSLADSNGNVVSINLLKDKWSMVYIAADCDIQCKEKLHQIRQLHVSLYKEIPRMQRILFTTASEITEVKQNYPDLFIVNQPKTDVASFSEQFNIHDESAMSAGRIYLIDPLGHLIMSYSASTSPALVRKDITRLMKYSWTG, from the coding sequence ATGATAAATACTGAAACAAACAATATCGAGTATCTTGACCAGCAGCGCAGAGGCCGACTGATACTTCTGTGTATGTTGATTTTCTTTATTACCCCCATCATTGCAGTTATTGCAATGTACAAGCTTGACTGGCGTCCAAAAGGTGAAAGTATTGGTGAACTGGTAACACCGGCAAAAGCACTTACCATGCATCAATCACTCGCTGATAGTAATGGTAATGTTGTCTCCATCAATCTCTTAAAAGATAAATGGAGCATGGTTTATATAGCGGCCGACTGCGATATACAATGTAAAGAAAAACTGCATCAAATACGCCAACTGCATGTGTCTTTATACAAAGAAATTCCACGTATGCAACGTATCCTCTTCACCACCGCATCAGAAATTACTGAGGTAAAACAAAACTACCCAGACCTCTTTATTGTGAATCAACCCAAAACTGATGTGGCTTCATTCAGCGAGCAATTCAATATCCATGATGAGTCAGCCATGAGTGCTGGCAGAATATACCTGATTGATCCGCTAGGTCACCTCATCATGAGCTATAGCGCATCCACATCACCAGCCTTGGTGCGCAAAGACATTACACGATTAATGAAGTACTCTTGGACCGGTTAA
- a CDS encoding DUF2244 domain-containing protein, whose amino-acid sequence MTVSGSNGNILIAKPNNSLSPTGFAWLFVGVLTITTIITVGFVLAGAWLVLPFAGLEILVLAYVLINAYLHYGDFESITLVNDDVVIEKYSYKSSKKYTFQRYWVRVTLRNTLDGTVAIFIGSHGKEIEFGSRYINKEERESIAKQLKQDLKIV is encoded by the coding sequence ATGACGGTTTCTGGCTCAAATGGCAACATATTGATTGCAAAGCCGAATAACTCGCTATCCCCTACAGGATTTGCCTGGTTGTTTGTTGGTGTTCTCACCATCACTACGATCATTACAGTAGGGTTTGTGTTAGCGGGAGCTTGGTTAGTGCTGCCATTTGCAGGGCTTGAAATCTTGGTGCTTGCCTATGTGTTAATCAATGCTTATTTGCACTACGGTGACTTTGAAAGCATTACGTTAGTCAATGATGATGTAGTGATTGAGAAATACAGTTACAAAAGTTCTAAGAAATACACTTTTCAACGTTACTGGGTTAGGGTGACATTACGTAACACCCTAGACGGTACGGTCGCGATTTTCATTGGCTCTCATGGCAAGGAAATTGAGTTTGGCAGTCGTTATATCAACAAAGAAGAGCGAGAGTCTATCGCCAAGCAACTGAAGCAAGATTTAAAAATCGTTTAA
- a CDS encoding cytochrome c oxidase assembly protein, protein MEVDADKNDLSSTEQRSAANKKLGYKMVWIVAGSLLFAFALVPLYDVLCTITGLNGKTKSTASELSNTKVDETRWVTVQFTSSTMPGLGWNFYPKQSSIKVRPGKVETVLFEAKNITSEVVAGRAVPSVTPGAAAAHLKKLECFCFERQALNPGETKVMPLRFFVSPEIPAEVKEMTLSYAFFSVD, encoded by the coding sequence ATGGAAGTAGATGCTGACAAAAACGATCTAAGCTCAACAGAGCAAAGGTCGGCAGCCAACAAAAAATTAGGCTACAAAATGGTATGGATTGTAGCTGGGTCTCTTTTGTTTGCATTTGCGCTAGTGCCACTTTACGACGTGTTATGTACGATTACAGGACTTAATGGCAAAACAAAAAGTACAGCAAGTGAATTAAGCAACACCAAAGTAGATGAAACTAGATGGGTCACTGTCCAGTTCACCTCCAGCACAATGCCTGGGCTAGGCTGGAATTTTTATCCTAAGCAATCCAGCATAAAAGTACGCCCGGGTAAAGTTGAAACTGTATTGTTTGAAGCCAAAAACATTACAAGTGAAGTAGTTGCAGGCAGAGCAGTACCAAGTGTCACTCCAGGCGCAGCTGCTGCCCATCTAAAAAAACTGGAGTGTTTTTGTTTTGAAAGGCAAGCATTAAATCCGGGAGAAACAAAAGTAATGCCTTTACGTTTTTTTGTTAGCCCAGAAATACCTGCTGAGGTAAAAGAGATGACCTTATCCTATGCGTTTTTCAGTGTAGATTAA
- a CDS encoding heavy metal translocating P-type ATPase, whose product MSHFDGDSIVWSGFLLTDTFSTEESLPNPAWAILDTEDQWQAFSQPVENQGIQSTSGALVQSNLLLDGLRCAACSGIIEQGLLATPGVISARVSISKRRAVVVWAPSTTLPSKILKAIHELGYSGFPATQHEEDLASLQKQRAAFWRWMVSGFCMMQVMMYASPTYFTTPGEISSDILHLLNWASWLLSLPVLLFSSQSFFSNALRDLKQKQISMDLPVALGIIITFIVSSAATFEPNNWWGSTVYFDSLTMFVFFLLSARLIEVKLHRKTLGALENLVSRIPENTERQNPDGSFTRVLNTKLKIGDIARVQIGEAFPADGKIMSGNTSVDESLLTGESTPIQKNLNDDVIAGSYNLRQPVCITLHTIGESTKYGQIVNLINNAAIEKPRLSKLADRVARPFLIFVILSAAVAAALLWDIDRGRALMTAAAVLIVTCPCALSLATPSAMLASASAFVKRGILIKRLQAIENIADIDTVIFDKTGTLTEDHIQIKAIEPKAGLTESYALALAASIAQHSMHPISRALFNANKTSDLSALNLGLDNIALEDIQETAGAGISATLSADTTDAPFTDASNLIGNELKLGSAIFCGITETDTDAQQVYLANNQGWLATFTLEEAIKHNAGIAIQSLKDAKLNIELLSGDRSNAVENTAKQIGITQFQSACSPEDKLLRLQTLKREGKKVLMVGDGLNDGPILASAHVSIAMGKGVPLTLAHADYVFLNGDISQIPHLIRHAKQTMKIIKENIAWAIVYNLISIPLAFFGILSAWLAGLGMAVSSLIVVANALRLTKFASSDTDTNSHQ is encoded by the coding sequence ATGAGCCATTTTGATGGCGATTCCATTGTATGGAGTGGATTTTTGCTAACCGATACTTTCAGCACTGAAGAGTCACTACCCAACCCAGCTTGGGCGATTTTAGATACCGAAGACCAATGGCAAGCATTTAGCCAACCTGTTGAAAACCAAGGCATACAATCTACGTCTGGTGCGTTAGTGCAATCCAACCTATTACTGGATGGGCTACGCTGCGCTGCCTGCTCCGGCATTATTGAACAAGGACTGCTAGCCACACCTGGCGTTATCAGCGCCCGTGTCAGCATATCAAAAAGACGTGCCGTGGTTGTATGGGCACCAAGTACGACCCTACCCTCCAAAATATTAAAAGCAATTCATGAGTTAGGTTACAGCGGTTTTCCTGCCACCCAACATGAAGAAGACTTAGCCTCTCTACAAAAACAAAGAGCGGCATTCTGGCGCTGGATGGTGTCTGGCTTCTGCATGATGCAAGTCATGATGTACGCAAGCCCAACTTACTTTACAACCCCAGGTGAAATCTCCAGCGATATTTTGCATCTACTAAACTGGGCTTCATGGCTGCTGAGCTTACCCGTCCTTTTATTTTCAAGCCAATCTTTCTTTAGCAACGCATTGCGTGACCTAAAGCAAAAACAAATCAGCATGGATCTCCCAGTTGCGCTCGGTATCATCATCACGTTTATTGTGAGCTCAGCCGCCACCTTTGAGCCCAATAACTGGTGGGGCAGTACCGTCTATTTTGACTCGCTCACTATGTTCGTTTTTTTCCTGCTGTCTGCGCGCCTGATTGAGGTCAAACTGCACCGCAAAACACTAGGCGCACTTGAAAACCTTGTGAGCCGTATTCCAGAAAATACCGAACGACAAAATCCAGATGGCTCATTCACCCGGGTGCTGAATACAAAACTAAAGATTGGCGACATTGCACGTGTGCAAATTGGTGAAGCCTTTCCGGCTGACGGAAAAATCATGTCAGGCAATACCAGTGTCGATGAATCTCTACTCACTGGCGAATCTACCCCTATCCAGAAGAACCTGAACGATGATGTGATTGCCGGCAGCTACAATCTGCGTCAGCCAGTTTGCATCACGCTGCATACCATCGGCGAATCTACAAAGTACGGGCAGATTGTTAATCTCATCAACAATGCGGCAATAGAAAAACCACGCTTATCAAAACTAGCTGACCGTGTTGCGCGACCATTTTTAATTTTTGTCATTTTAAGTGCAGCCGTTGCAGCTGCATTGTTATGGGACATTGACCGAGGACGTGCGCTGATGACGGCAGCAGCGGTGCTAATCGTCACCTGCCCATGTGCGCTTTCTTTGGCAACACCATCGGCAATGCTTGCCAGTGCTAGCGCTTTTGTTAAGCGTGGAATCTTAATTAAGCGCTTACAAGCCATTGAAAATATCGCAGATATTGACACTGTCATTTTTGATAAAACAGGCACACTTACTGAAGATCATATTCAAATTAAAGCGATTGAACCCAAAGCCGGCCTTACCGAATCATATGCATTAGCACTGGCAGCATCGATTGCTCAACATTCGATGCACCCCATTTCACGCGCGCTTTTTAACGCCAATAAAACCAGTGATTTAAGCGCATTGAACCTTGGGCTAGATAATATTGCACTAGAGGATATTCAAGAAACCGCCGGTGCAGGTATCAGCGCAACGCTTAGCGCTGACACAACAGACGCACCATTTACTGATGCCAGCAACCTGATAGGCAATGAGCTCAAACTTGGCTCAGCAATTTTTTGCGGCATTACAGAAACAGACACTGATGCGCAACAAGTCTATTTAGCGAATAACCAAGGCTGGCTAGCAACATTTACCCTAGAAGAAGCAATCAAACACAATGCTGGCATCGCCATACAATCATTAAAGGACGCAAAGCTAAATATTGAGCTACTGTCTGGCGACCGTTCAAACGCAGTAGAAAATACCGCAAAACAGATAGGTATTACACAATTCCAATCTGCATGCAGTCCAGAAGATAAACTTTTACGCTTACAGACACTCAAACGAGAGGGTAAGAAAGTGCTAATGGTGGGCGATGGTCTAAATGATGGTCCTATTTTAGCCAGTGCTCATGTGTCTATTGCCATGGGCAAAGGGGTACCGCTCACATTAGCACATGCGGATTACGTATTCTTAAATGGTGACATTAGCCAGATTCCACACCTGATCCGCCATGCAAAGCAAACAATGAAGATTATTAAAGAAAATATCGCTTGGGCGATTGTGTATAATTTAATCAGCATCCCACTCGCCTTCTTCGGCATATTGTCTGCATGGCTGGCTGGTCTAGGGATGGCGGTTAGCTCACTCATCGTAGTCGCTAACGCGCTACGTTTAACTAAATTCGCATCATCAGATACTGACACTAATAGTCATCAATAA
- a CDS encoding twin transmembrane helix small protein, with translation MIFKVVIVIVLFVIIASLFSALYFLAKDKDAGVRTAKALTLRIGLSIALFVFLLIGYYFNWIPHASV, from the coding sequence ATGATATTCAAAGTTGTTATTGTGATAGTGCTGTTTGTTATTATTGCCAGCTTATTTTCAGCGTTGTACTTTCTAGCCAAAGATAAAGATGCCGGTGTTCGCACTGCAAAAGCATTGACCTTACGTATTGGTCTTTCAATCGCATTGTTTGTTTTTTTATTGATAGGGTATTACTTCAATTGGATTCCACATGCATCTGTATAG
- a CDS encoding COX15/CtaA family protein, whose amino-acid sequence MSYKLFKSLSFFGAILALCVVVLGAYVRLSDAGLGCPDWPGCYGTLTVPQSELAIEQAQALHPNSPVETAKAWKEMAHRYLAGTLGLVVLAIFVLGWRNKNQLKVAPSLTTTLLIIIIFQALLGMWTVTMLLKPVIVSAHLIGGLTTLGLLTWIAHRHSITRHHIQSLSPLLTLMVRGAIFVVLAQVLLGGWTSTNYAALACTDFPTCHGRWMPDLDFNDAFHLVRELGQSANGGNLTLTALTTIQWTHRVGALITFIYISTLVLLLLKTSAFRNIALLLLALLLAQIIIGVANLILQLPLVLAVSHNLGAALLVITIIILNSKITEHQHEHSKT is encoded by the coding sequence ATGAGCTACAAACTATTTAAAAGTCTCTCATTTTTTGGCGCAATACTCGCACTCTGCGTTGTCGTGTTAGGCGCTTACGTACGGCTATCTGATGCAGGGCTTGGCTGTCCTGATTGGCCAGGATGCTATGGAACGCTCACCGTTCCACAAAGCGAGTTAGCCATCGAGCAAGCTCAAGCACTACACCCAAACAGCCCTGTTGAGACCGCTAAGGCATGGAAGGAAATGGCACATCGCTACTTAGCAGGGACATTAGGCTTAGTGGTATTGGCAATCTTTGTGTTGGGGTGGCGCAATAAAAATCAACTAAAAGTGGCACCTAGCCTCACCACCACATTACTCATCATTATCATTTTCCAAGCACTATTGGGCATGTGGACGGTAACCATGCTATTAAAACCAGTGATCGTCAGCGCACATTTAATTGGCGGACTCACCACACTAGGCTTGCTTACATGGATAGCGCATCGGCACAGCATCACACGCCATCACATTCAATCATTATCGCCACTACTAACACTAATGGTTCGTGGTGCAATATTCGTCGTATTAGCACAAGTGCTACTAGGCGGATGGACCAGCACCAACTATGCAGCGCTGGCGTGCACCGACTTTCCAACCTGTCATGGTCGCTGGATGCCGGACTTGGACTTCAATGATGCTTTTCATCTGGTCCGCGAACTCGGTCAAAGTGCGAATGGCGGAAATTTAACGCTAACTGCACTCACCACCATTCAATGGACGCATAGAGTTGGCGCGCTTATCACGTTTATTTACATCAGTACGCTTGTGCTTCTACTTTTAAAAACATCAGCATTCAGGAATATAGCCTTATTGCTATTAGCCCTATTATTAGCACAAATCATCATCGGTGTTGCCAATCTGATTCTCCAGTTACCTTTAGTGTTAGCGGTTTCCCATAACCTAGGGGCCGCATTACTTGTCATTACCATTATTATTCTTAATTCCAAAATCACGGAGCATCAACATGAGCACTCAAAAACTTAA
- a CDS encoding cytochrome c oxidase subunit 3: MTTHSNNHYYVPHGALYPVTISAGLLALASGFIFSVATDTNKDLAYLQTPGKWMMYIGAAIIILMTFKWLSAVVIESITGQYKTWEDKSFRIGMIAFICSELAFFAAFFGALFYMRIISVPDLAAFDPLFTPYKDFLGTWPSVGPGGVVLGTEYTPAKLTPMGAWGLPAINTALLLTSGATITWAHWGLLKDNRKQLIFGLFLTVALGTAFLVCQAFEYHEAYTHMGLTLGSGAYGATFFMLTGFHGFHVTLGTIMLIVILLRSMKGHFSPKNHFGFEGVAWYWHFVDVVWLGLFIFVYWL, from the coding sequence ATGACAACACATTCTAACAATCATTACTATGTCCCACATGGCGCGTTGTATCCTGTGACGATATCTGCAGGGTTACTCGCACTCGCTTCAGGCTTTATTTTCAGTGTCGCTACTGACACCAACAAAGACCTTGCCTACTTACAAACGCCAGGAAAATGGATGATGTACATAGGTGCCGCAATCATTATTCTGATGACCTTTAAATGGCTTAGCGCGGTAGTAATTGAAAGTATTACCGGCCAATATAAAACATGGGAAGATAAATCTTTTCGCATCGGGATGATTGCCTTTATTTGCTCTGAACTTGCCTTCTTTGCAGCATTTTTCGGCGCACTATTTTACATGCGTATCATCTCAGTACCAGACCTTGCTGCATTCGACCCCTTGTTTACCCCCTATAAAGATTTTCTAGGCACATGGCCATCAGTTGGGCCTGGTGGCGTTGTATTAGGAACAGAGTACACCCCTGCCAAACTCACGCCGATGGGCGCATGGGGGTTACCAGCAATCAATACAGCCTTGCTACTAACCTCTGGTGCTACAATTACTTGGGCACATTGGGGGCTGCTTAAAGACAACCGGAAACAGCTCATTTTTGGTCTATTTCTCACCGTTGCGTTAGGCACTGCATTTTTAGTCTGCCAAGCATTTGAGTATCACGAAGCGTATACGCATATGGGTTTGACGCTGGGTAGCGGTGCTTATGGCGCTACATTCTTCATGCTAACAGGCTTTCACGGCTTTCATGTCACATTAGGCACCATCATGCTAATTGTCATCTTGTTACGCTCAATGAAAGGTCACTTTTCACCCAAGAATCACTTTGGGTTTGAGGGAGTTGCATGGTATTGGCACTTTGTCGACGTAGTCTGGTTAGGCCTATTCATTTTTGTGTACTGGTTATAA
- the coxB gene encoding cytochrome c oxidase subunit II gives MLKQAMKKIGFGLLLLLTAPLALAEFRWNFPEPVTPMALDTLHVHNKFMLIVAVIFVVVLAIMIYSLIKHRKSIGHQAVADKAPSTATEIFWTLIPFVILLVIDFVIMGIPAYHSVIMMEDTRNESDMVVKVTGSQWRWQYEYMGNTDKGSEDGLIDAKGIKFVSNLSTPQDQVNGTAPPVDTPDSPYLLDVDNRLVLPVGAKVRILMTSTDVLHNWWVPQFGSSRVAVPGFIRETWVQVDKAGTYRGQCKELCGKGHGYMPVVVDALPKEEYAAWVALKKNEINEQAAGADKEWTKDELMEQGKVVYEKNCAVCHQVTGAGLPPAFPALTGSKITTSPIFDANGKYLPDSHMDRVLNGVRVMPAWKAILNDSEIAAVITYERNALGNSVGDVIQPAQVKAARQ, from the coding sequence ATGTTGAAGCAGGCTATGAAAAAGATTGGTTTCGGTTTACTTTTACTACTCACAGCGCCCCTAGCGCTTGCTGAGTTTCGCTGGAACTTTCCTGAACCAGTCACCCCGATGGCGCTTGATACGCTGCATGTTCATAATAAATTCATGCTGATTGTGGCAGTGATTTTTGTTGTAGTACTCGCCATCATGATTTACTCACTGATCAAACACCGCAAAAGTATTGGTCACCAAGCTGTGGCAGACAAAGCACCGTCGACCGCTACAGAAATTTTCTGGACACTCATCCCATTCGTCATCTTACTCGTCATTGACTTTGTCATCATGGGCATTCCAGCATATCACAGTGTGATTATGATGGAGGACACCAGAAACGAGTCTGACATGGTCGTCAAAGTAACAGGCTCACAATGGCGCTGGCAATATGAATACATGGGCAATACCGACAAAGGTAGCGAAGATGGACTGATAGATGCAAAAGGTATTAAGTTTGTCAGCAATCTATCTACCCCTCAAGACCAAGTGAATGGCACCGCTCCTCCTGTAGACACCCCCGACAGCCCCTACTTGCTAGATGTAGACAACAGACTAGTACTCCCAGTAGGTGCCAAAGTGCGCATATTAATGACATCAACCGATGTACTGCACAACTGGTGGGTACCGCAATTTGGTTCCTCACGTGTTGCCGTACCTGGCTTTATTCGTGAGACCTGGGTGCAAGTGGATAAAGCCGGGACTTATCGCGGCCAATGTAAAGAACTGTGTGGCAAAGGACACGGTTATATGCCGGTGGTGGTGGATGCCCTCCCTAAAGAGGAATACGCCGCATGGGTCGCACTTAAAAAGAATGAGATTAACGAGCAAGCAGCTGGCGCAGATAAAGAATGGACCAAAGACGAGCTAATGGAACAAGGCAAAGTCGTCTACGAGAAAAACTGTGCAGTATGCCATCAGGTGACTGGTGCAGGTTTACCTCCAGCCTTCCCTGCGCTTACTGGCAGCAAAATTACAACCTCTCCGATATTTGATGCAAATGGTAAATACTTACCAGATAGCCATATGGATCGAGTGCTAAACGGGGTGCGCGTCATGCCTGCATGGAAAGCCATACTAAATGACTCGGAAATTGCCGCTGTCATTACTTATGAACGTAATGCGCTCGGCAACAGCGTAGGTGATGTTATACAACCTGCGCAAGTTAAAGCTGCGCGTCAATAA
- a CDS encoding SURF1 family protein: MICIPLFIKLGLWQYNKAELRKEIQSSYNASLDQNALMLPDNLSDADAWKYKKVKVKGHYETTYQILLDNQVENNVAGFHVITPFKLEGSNKYVLINRGWVAGGADHADTPTISTPNDSLEVIGLVWVPSKKIFTLESDTEKSNWNTVWQHMDMNRYQKNVPIHTLPLVIKLDAKSNAGGFVRNWQLPASKIATNMGYAYQWFGFTIASILIFLFTSIKKANITKT, encoded by the coding sequence ATGATTTGTATCCCTTTATTCATTAAGCTCGGCTTATGGCAATACAACAAAGCGGAGTTAAGAAAAGAAATCCAGTCCAGCTACAACGCCTCATTAGATCAAAATGCATTAATGCTACCTGACAACCTAAGTGATGCAGATGCATGGAAATACAAAAAAGTAAAAGTGAAAGGTCACTACGAAACAACATATCAAATCCTGCTCGACAATCAGGTGGAAAACAACGTTGCAGGCTTTCATGTCATTACGCCATTTAAACTAGAGGGCAGTAATAAGTATGTACTGATTAATAGAGGCTGGGTAGCTGGCGGAGCTGACCATGCAGACACACCAACCATCAGCACTCCAAATGACTCACTTGAGGTGATTGGATTAGTTTGGGTTCCAAGCAAAAAGATTTTCACACTTGAAAGTGATACCGAAAAAAGTAACTGGAATACTGTCTGGCAACACATGGATATGAATCGTTACCAAAAGAACGTACCTATTCATACCTTGCCGCTGGTCATTAAATTAGATGCTAAAAGTAATGCCGGCGGCTTTGTGCGCAACTGGCAACTACCCGCTAGCAAAATTGCGACTAACATGGGCTACGCTTATCAGTGGTTCGGCTTCACGATTGCGAGCATTCTTATCTTCTTATTTACCAGCATTAAAAAAGCCAACATCACAAAAACATAG